A single window of Nicotiana sylvestris chromosome 5, ASM39365v2, whole genome shotgun sequence DNA harbors:
- the LOC104214961 gene encoding uncharacterized protein isoform X2 — MERFRKLSVVFIFWLITFSFATIHIYGDAAQKNVKEKQEDSNPSMILQEAYTGLVTSSLQSWDKVKSFLNKVQLKFSPPDLESKEVANADGGAKERVKEAAQKSFGKSKETVEETAKSAAKVVEQTVHRTAEKMKGSMSARHDHDEL, encoded by the exons atggaaagattTAGAAAATTAAGTGTAGTTTTTATCTTTTGGCTTATCACATTTTCCTTTGCAACTATTCATATATACGGGGATGCTGCACAAAAGAATGTCAAAGAGAAGCAAGAAGATTCAAATCCTTCAATGATACTACAAGAAGCCTATACTGGTCTTGTAACTTCTTCATTGCAATCTTGGGATAAGGTCAAGTCATTTCTCAATAAAGTCCAACTTAAGTTTTCTCCTCCTGATTTAGA GAGCAAGGAGGTTGCTAATGCTGATGGTGGTGCCAAGGAGAGGGTGAAAGAGGCTGCCCAGAAAAGCTTTGGGAAGAGCAAAGAAACCGTTGAGGAAACCGCCAAATCGGCCGCGAAGGTGGTGGAGCAGACAGTGCACAGAACAGCTGAGAAGATGAAAGGAAGTATGTCTGCTAGACATGATCATGACGAGCTTTGA
- the LOC104214961 gene encoding uncharacterized protein isoform X1, with product MERFRKLSVVFIFWLITFSFATIHIYGDAAQKNVKEKQEDSNPSMILQEAYTGLVTSSLQSWDKVKSFLNKVQLKFSPPDLDFRSKEVANADGGAKERVKEAAQKSFGKSKETVEETAKSAAKVVEQTVHRTAEKMKGSMSARHDHDEL from the exons atggaaagattTAGAAAATTAAGTGTAGTTTTTATCTTTTGGCTTATCACATTTTCCTTTGCAACTATTCATATATACGGGGATGCTGCACAAAAGAATGTCAAAGAGAAGCAAGAAGATTCAAATCCTTCAATGATACTACAAGAAGCCTATACTGGTCTTGTAACTTCTTCATTGCAATCTTGGGATAAGGTCAAGTCATTTCTCAATAAAGTCCAACTTAAGTTTTCTCCTCCTGATTTAGA CTTTAGGAGCAAGGAGGTTGCTAATGCTGATGGTGGTGCCAAGGAGAGGGTGAAAGAGGCTGCCCAGAAAAGCTTTGGGAAGAGCAAAGAAACCGTTGAGGAAACCGCCAAATCGGCCGCGAAGGTGGTGGAGCAGACAGTGCACAGAACAGCTGAGAAGATGAAAGGAAGTATGTCTGCTAGACATGATCATGACGAGCTTTGA
- the LOC104214960 gene encoding uncharacterized protein: MEDNKEKTAPWLSVPQFGDWDQKGALPDYSLDFSKIRENRKQNKRDLSRVSLGNEEELVSSTTSNANTGRSAHNNDQNYHKNQSPTTRRSIFSYFNCCVKA; encoded by the exons ATGGAAGATAACAAAGAG AAAACTGCACCATGGTTATCTGTACCGCAGTTTGGTGACTGGGATCAAAAAGGTGCATTGCCAGACTACTCACTGGATTTCtcaaaaataagagaaaataggaaacaaaacaaaaGGGATTTGTCAAGAGTTAGTCTTGGAAATGAGGAAGAGCTCGTTTCGTCAACTACAAGTAATGCAAATACAGGCCGCTCAGCCCACAACAATGATCAAAATTACCATAAAAACCAATCTCCTACC ACAAGGAGAAGCATTTTCAGTTATTTCAACTGCTGTGTGAAAGCTTGA